A single window of Gemmatimonadota bacterium DNA harbors:
- a CDS encoding aminopeptidase P family protein yields the protein MSTALLCTDDGIAKVQGALRDQELDGWLLYEFHGLNPIAVQLLGLGKTTRRGYVLIPAEGEPIALIHAIEASSWRHWPHAVRSYSGWKDMEEQLAALVEGKTRLAMEVSPGAAVPTLDYVPAGIAGVILNLGIEATSSGDLVSRFHSVWTVEQRERHREAAEIVASVARRAFERAADAVRGGRPTTEGALSEWIRSELRGAGLVVKPDCIVAIGPRAADSHYAPLGAGETINRGDLLLIDLWGAFEGMVFADQTWMGFLGSAVDARTQAIWEAVRDARDAAVSFLQDRFDAGEEVRGCEVDDVARNVIAERGHGPHFVHRTGHSMDIDLHGSGPNLDNLETRDDRLIVLGVGFSIEPGIYITDDIGVRSEINVHWGANGPEVTPLEIQQEIFLLLEGA from the coding sequence GTGAGCACCGCTCTTCTCTGCACCGACGACGGCATCGCGAAGGTCCAAGGGGCACTCCGCGACCAGGAGCTCGACGGATGGTTGCTGTACGAGTTCCACGGCTTGAACCCGATCGCCGTGCAGTTGCTCGGACTCGGTAAGACGACCCGGCGCGGCTACGTGCTCATTCCGGCCGAAGGTGAACCAATTGCTCTCATCCACGCGATCGAGGCGTCTTCGTGGCGTCATTGGCCGCACGCGGTTCGCAGCTACTCGGGCTGGAAGGACATGGAGGAGCAACTCGCGGCCTTGGTCGAAGGCAAGACCCGGCTCGCCATGGAAGTGTCCCCTGGCGCCGCAGTCCCGACGCTCGACTATGTGCCGGCCGGCATCGCGGGCGTGATCCTGAACCTCGGCATCGAGGCGACGAGCTCAGGTGACCTCGTCTCGCGGTTCCACTCGGTATGGACTGTTGAGCAGCGGGAGCGCCACAGGGAAGCCGCTGAAATCGTCGCAAGCGTGGCGAGACGTGCGTTCGAGCGTGCGGCGGATGCCGTTCGCGGCGGCCGGCCCACGACCGAGGGCGCGCTCTCTGAGTGGATCCGCAGCGAGCTGAGGGGTGCGGGACTCGTGGTGAAACCCGACTGCATCGTGGCGATCGGGCCGAGAGCGGCCGACTCGCACTACGCGCCCCTCGGAGCAGGGGAGACGATCAACCGAGGTGACTTGTTGCTTATCGACCTTTGGGGTGCCTTCGAGGGCATGGTATTCGCCGACCAGACCTGGATGGGATTCCTGGGCAGTGCGGTCGACGCGCGCACGCAAGCGATCTGGGAAGCTGTGCGGGATGCTCGCGACGCTGCCGTGTCGTTCCTGCAGGATCGATTCGATGCCGGCGAGGAGGTGCGCGGCTGCGAGGTCGACGACGTCGCGCGGAACGTCATCGCCGAACGCGGCCACGGGCCTCACTTCGTACACCGTACGGGTCACTCGATGGACATCGACCTGCACGGGAGTGGCCCGAATCTAGACAACCTCGAGACCCGCGACGACCGGCTCATCGTGCTGGGCGTCGGCTTCAGCATCGAGCCCGGCATTTACATCACGGACGACATCGGCGTGCGCAGCGAGATCAACGTGCATTGGGGGGCGAACGGTCCCGAGGTGACACCGTTGGAGATCCAGCAAGAGATCTTCCTGTTGTTAGAAGGCGCTTGA